One segment of Streptomyces sp. TG1A-8 DNA contains the following:
- the obgE gene encoding GTPase ObgE, with protein MTTFVDRVELHVAAGNGGHGCASVHREKFKPLGGPDGGNGGRGGDVILTVDQSVTTLLDYHHSPHRKATNGKPGEGGNRSGKDGQDLVLPVPDGTVVLDRAGNVLADLVGHGTSYVAAQGGRGGLGNAALASARRKAPGFALLGEPGELQDIVLELKTVADVALVGYPSAGKSSLISVLSAAKPKIADYPFTTLVPNLGVVTAGSTVYTVADVPGLIPGASQGRGLGLEFLRHVERCSVLVHVLDTATLESDRDPVSDLDVIEEELRQYGGLGHRPRIVVLNKVDVPDGKDLAEMVRPDLEARGYRVFEVSAVAHIGLKELSYALGDLVGQARAARPKEEATRIVIRPKAVDDAGFTVTREDSGGEPLFRVRGEKPERWVRQTDFSNDEAVGYLADRLNRLGVEEELMKAGARSGDGVAIGPEENAVVFDWEPSVMAGAEMLGRRGEDHRFDAERPAAQRRRDRQAERDEALREYDDFDPFE; from the coding sequence ATGACCACCTTCGTGGACCGCGTCGAGCTGCATGTCGCCGCGGGTAACGGAGGCCACGGCTGTGCCTCCGTCCACCGTGAGAAGTTCAAGCCGCTCGGCGGCCCGGACGGCGGCAACGGCGGCCGTGGCGGCGATGTGATCCTGACCGTCGACCAGTCGGTCACCACGCTCCTCGACTACCACCACTCCCCGCACCGCAAGGCCACCAACGGCAAGCCCGGCGAGGGCGGCAACCGCTCGGGCAAGGACGGCCAGGACCTGGTCCTGCCCGTGCCGGACGGCACCGTCGTCCTGGACCGGGCCGGCAACGTGCTCGCCGACCTGGTCGGCCACGGCACGTCGTACGTCGCCGCGCAGGGCGGCCGGGGCGGCCTCGGCAACGCGGCGCTGGCCAGCGCCCGCCGCAAGGCGCCCGGTTTCGCGCTGCTCGGCGAGCCGGGGGAGCTGCAGGACATCGTCCTGGAGCTGAAGACCGTCGCCGACGTGGCCCTGGTGGGCTACCCGAGCGCCGGCAAGTCCTCGCTGATCTCCGTGCTCAGCGCGGCCAAGCCGAAGATCGCCGACTACCCGTTCACCACCCTCGTGCCGAACCTGGGCGTGGTGACGGCCGGTTCGACCGTCTACACCGTCGCCGACGTGCCCGGTCTGATCCCGGGCGCCAGCCAGGGCAGGGGGCTGGGCCTGGAGTTCCTGCGCCACGTGGAGCGGTGCAGCGTGCTGGTGCACGTGCTGGACACCGCGACCCTGGAGTCCGACCGCGACCCGGTCTCCGACCTCGACGTCATCGAGGAGGAGCTGCGGCAGTACGGCGGTCTCGGCCACCGTCCCCGCATCGTCGTCCTGAACAAGGTCGACGTGCCCGACGGCAAGGACCTCGCCGAGATGGTCCGCCCCGACCTGGAGGCGCGCGGCTACCGCGTCTTCGAGGTCTCCGCGGTGGCCCACATCGGCCTGAAGGAGCTGTCGTACGCGCTCGGTGACCTGGTCGGCCAGGCGCGTGCCGCCAGGCCGAAGGAGGAGGCGACGCGGATCGTCATCCGGCCGAAGGCCGTGGACGACGCGGGCTTCACGGTCACCCGCGAGGACAGCGGCGGCGAGCCGCTGTTCCGGGTGCGCGGCGAGAAGCCGGAGCGCTGGGTGCGGCAGACCGACTTCAGCAACGACGAGGCCGTCGGCTACCTCGCCGACCGGCTCAACCGCCTCGGTGTCGAGGAGGAGCTGATGAAGGCGGGCGCCCGCTCCGGTGACGGCGTCGCCATCGGCCCCGAGGAGAACGCGGTCGTCTTCGACTGGGAGCCCTCGGTCATGGCCGGCGCGGAGATGCTGGGCCGGCGCGGTGAGGACCACCGCTTCGACGCGGAGAGGCCCGCGGCGCAACGGCGCCGGGACCGCCAGGCCGAGCGGGACGAGGCGCTGCGCGAGTACGACGACTTCGACCCGTTCGAGTAG
- a CDS encoding glycosyltransferase family 2 protein has product MTQPDVSVIIGAYEAMPYLVECLASVEAQTIDPGRIEVIAVDDGSTDGTGEYLERFAARAPMPVTVVRQENSGGPSGPRNVGLGKAAGRYVFFLDADDRLGPEALERMVALADRNGTDVVLGRVEGVNRTAPKSMWGKTLDRTDVFSSNIKFTLSAQKLFRRDLLTRHGMRFDESLWTGEDALFTMEAYLRADGVSVLADYTCYYLVGREDGKHVTKSGGYALRFDSARALMKLIADLVPPGDRRDSLMVRPFLITLLPQFGPRFLKDDEEVRRHKLELAKPLMEAHWTPGVARRLKVGERLRLHLVAQQRPDLLLDVVEFVKAKRQAAAVLEKRGTRIYLVYPHFRSRAAGVPDHVYLAEPREARAFEGYREAAAQSFPRRVLRRIRRMLPSAGARPTAA; this is encoded by the coding sequence GTGACGCAGCCTGATGTGAGCGTGATCATCGGGGCGTACGAGGCGATGCCGTACCTGGTCGAGTGCCTGGCATCCGTGGAGGCGCAGACCATCGACCCGGGCCGCATCGAGGTCATCGCCGTCGACGACGGCTCCACGGACGGCACGGGGGAGTACCTGGAGCGGTTCGCGGCCCGCGCCCCCATGCCCGTCACCGTGGTCCGCCAGGAGAACTCCGGCGGCCCCAGCGGCCCGCGCAACGTCGGCCTCGGCAAGGCCGCCGGACGCTACGTGTTCTTCCTCGACGCCGACGACCGGCTCGGCCCCGAGGCCCTGGAGCGCATGGTCGCCCTGGCCGACAGGAACGGCACCGACGTCGTCCTCGGCCGCGTCGAGGGCGTCAACCGGACCGCGCCGAAGTCCATGTGGGGCAAGACCCTGGACCGGACCGACGTCTTCTCCTCCAACATCAAGTTCACGCTCAGCGCGCAGAAGCTCTTCCGCCGCGACCTGCTGACCCGGCACGGCATGCGGTTCGACGAGTCCCTGTGGACCGGCGAGGACGCGTTGTTCACCATGGAGGCGTACCTGAGGGCGGACGGCGTCTCCGTGCTCGCCGACTACACCTGCTACTACCTGGTGGGCCGCGAGGACGGCAAGCACGTGACGAAGAGCGGCGGTTACGCCCTGCGCTTCGACTCCGCGCGCGCCCTGATGAAGCTGATCGCCGATCTGGTCCCGCCCGGTGACCGGCGCGACTCGCTGATGGTCCGGCCCTTCCTCATCACCCTGCTGCCGCAGTTCGGGCCCCGGTTCCTCAAGGACGACGAGGAGGTGCGCCGGCACAAGCTGGAGCTGGCCAAGCCGCTCATGGAGGCCCACTGGACGCCCGGGGTGGCCCGCCGCCTGAAGGTCGGGGAGCGGCTTCGGCTGCACCTGGTGGCCCAGCAGCGGCCCGACCTGCTCCTGGACGTCGTGGAGTTCGTCAAGGCGAAGAGACAGGCCGCCGCCGTCCTGGAGAAGCGCGGCACCCGGATCTACCTCGTCTACCCGCACTTCCGGTCCAGGGCGGCCGGCGTCCCCGACCACGTCTACCTCGCCGAACCCCGCGAGGCCCGCGCCTTCGAGGGCTACCGCGAGGCGGCCGCCCAGTCCTTCCCGCGCCGGGTCCTGCGCAGGATCCGGCGGATGCTGCCGAGCGCGGGCGCCCGCCCGACGGCGGCCTGA
- the rplU gene encoding 50S ribosomal protein L21 encodes MYAIVRSGGRQHKVAVGDIVEVDKISTAKVGDTVELSTLLVVDGDSVTSDPWVLAGIKVQAEVVDHHKGQKIDILRYKNKTGYRRRQGHRQQYTAIKVTSIPAAAK; translated from the coding sequence GTGTACGCCATCGTGCGCAGCGGTGGCCGCCAGCACAAGGTTGCTGTCGGTGACATCGTTGAGGTTGACAAGATTTCCACCGCCAAGGTCGGCGACACGGTCGAGCTCTCGACCCTGCTCGTCGTCGACGGCGACTCCGTGACCAGCGACCCGTGGGTGCTGGCCGGCATCAAGGTCCAGGCCGAGGTTGTGGACCACCACAAGGGCCAGAAGATCGACATTCTGCGCTACAAGAACAAGACCGGCTACCGCCGTCGTCAGGGCCACCGCCAGCAGTACACGGCGATCAAGGTCACGTCGATCCCCGCGGCCGCGAAGTAA
- a CDS encoding bifunctional cytidylyltransferase/SDR family oxidoreductase, translated as MSQRIAKPRTTAVILAGGTGQRVGLSIPKQLLKIAGKAVIEHTLTTFEKADSIDDVIVLMAPGYVPDVEKIVAKAGFRKVRKVIEGGSTRNETTERAIAALGEGLAEGEDLNVLFHDAVRPLLSQRVIDDCVAALQRYQAVDVAIPSADTIIVTRTHGGDGEFITEIPDRSRLRRGQTPQAFRLSTIRRAYEVAAGDPNFQATDDCSVVLKYLPDVPINVVAGDEYNMKVTQPVDVFIADKLFQLASTAAPEQNGEEAYRELLTGKTAVIFGGSYGIGKDIAELAGSYGATVYALGRSTTGTHVENPEEVDDALSRAYAETGRIDYVVNTAGVLRIGRLAETDNATIEEALKVNYLAPVQIARSSYKYLAETKGQLLLYTSSSYTRGRAEYSLYSSTKAAMVNLTQALSDEWAAEGIRVNCINPERTATPMRTKAFGQEPAGSLLSSEAVARTSLDVLLSELTGHVIDVRQQDPTAGAARASGFEQALASVLDRQDGV; from the coding sequence GTGTCCCAGCGCATAGCCAAGCCCCGTACCACCGCAGTGATCCTGGCCGGTGGCACCGGCCAGCGGGTGGGTCTGTCGATCCCCAAGCAGCTGCTGAAGATCGCCGGGAAGGCAGTCATCGAGCACACCCTGACCACCTTCGAGAAGGCGGACTCGATCGACGACGTCATCGTCCTGATGGCGCCGGGCTACGTGCCGGACGTCGAGAAGATCGTCGCCAAGGCCGGGTTCCGGAAGGTCAGGAAGGTCATCGAGGGCGGCTCGACGCGGAACGAGACCACCGAGCGCGCCATCGCCGCCCTCGGCGAGGGCCTGGCCGAGGGCGAGGACCTGAACGTCCTCTTCCACGACGCCGTGCGCCCCCTGCTGTCGCAGCGCGTCATCGACGACTGCGTGGCCGCCCTGCAGCGCTACCAGGCCGTGGACGTCGCCATCCCGTCCGCGGACACCATCATCGTCACGCGCACGCACGGCGGGGACGGCGAGTTCATCACCGAGATCCCGGACCGCTCCCGGCTGCGCCGCGGCCAGACCCCGCAGGCCTTCAGGCTGTCCACGATCCGCCGCGCCTACGAGGTCGCCGCCGGCGACCCCAACTTCCAGGCCACGGACGACTGCTCGGTGGTCCTCAAGTACCTGCCGGACGTGCCGATCAACGTCGTCGCGGGCGACGAGTACAACATGAAGGTGACGCAGCCGGTCGACGTCTTCATCGCCGACAAGCTCTTCCAGCTCGCCTCCACCGCCGCGCCCGAGCAGAACGGCGAGGAGGCCTACCGCGAACTGCTGACCGGCAAGACCGCCGTCATCTTCGGCGGCTCCTACGGCATCGGCAAGGACATCGCCGAACTCGCCGGGTCCTACGGCGCGACCGTCTACGCCCTGGGCCGCTCCACCACCGGCACCCACGTGGAGAACCCGGAGGAGGTCGACGACGCGCTGTCCAGGGCGTACGCGGAGACCGGCCGGATCGACTACGTCGTCAACACCGCGGGCGTGCTGCGCATCGGCCGGCTCGCCGAGACCGACAACGCCACCATCGAGGAGGCGCTGAAGGTCAACTACCTCGCCCCGGTGCAGATCGCGCGCTCCTCCTACAAGTACCTGGCCGAGACCAAGGGCCAGTTGCTGCTGTACACCTCCAGCAGCTACACCCGCGGCCGGGCCGAGTACAGCCTCTACTCCTCCACCAAGGCCGCCATGGTGAACCTCACCCAGGCGCTGTCCGACGAGTGGGCCGCCGAGGGCATCCGCGTCAACTGCATCAACCCCGAGCGCACCGCGACCCCGATGCGCACCAAGGCCTTCGGCCAGGAGCCCGCCGGCTCGCTGCTGTCCTCCGAGGCCGTCGCGCGCACCTCGCTGGACGTGCTGCTGTCGGAGCTGACCGGTCACGTCATCGACGTCCGCCAGCAGGACCCGACCGCGGGCGCCGCCAGGGCCTCCGGATTCGAGCAGGCGCTGGCCTCGGTTCTGGACCGTCAGGACGGCGTGTAA
- a CDS encoding alkaline phosphatase, whose product MTGAASPDRRRFLTAGAAVIGAAASTQLWLPGTARAAETPLPDGVFTLGVTSGDPLPDGIVLWTRLAPDPLNGGGMPDAVVPVEWEIAEDERFRRTTRRGTAQARPEFGHSVHVDVRGLRPDRRYWYRFRAGGQLSPTGRTRTAPHPHRRGGSLRVALASCQNWQHGYFTPYADMRAQDPDVVLFVGDYIYESSPSSTAVRRHEGKGEPYTLVEYRNRYAQYHGDPDLVAMRANAPWVVTFDDHEVDNDYAGEVPQDPGKQTHDAFVARLAAAYQAYYEHMPVRAAAVPDGPHIQMYRRLEFGRLARLNVLDTRQFRSDQATGQAGAQDPSATMLGAGQKQWLLDGLHGSPARWNLIASQIMMAETDLQLGEGKLWYYDAWDGYQAERNALLEEFAGIRNPVVLSGDRHLTMISDLKEDFADPDSGVVGAEFVGTSISSSGDQDQAAFHAQWDPLKADNPHWKVIDAHRGYHLLDIRRDGIDAEVRVVDTVVRPQATASTLARLRVESDDPGVRVV is encoded by the coding sequence ATGACCGGAGCAGCATCGCCCGACCGGCGCCGTTTCCTGACCGCCGGCGCCGCCGTCATCGGTGCCGCGGCCTCCACCCAGCTCTGGCTGCCGGGCACCGCGCGCGCCGCCGAAACCCCGCTGCCCGACGGGGTGTTCACCCTCGGCGTCACCTCCGGCGACCCGCTGCCCGACGGCATCGTGCTGTGGACCCGGCTCGCCCCCGACCCGCTCAACGGCGGCGGCATGCCCGACGCGGTCGTCCCCGTCGAGTGGGAGATCGCCGAGGACGAGCGGTTCCGCAGAACCACCCGCCGGGGCACCGCCCAGGCCCGCCCCGAGTTCGGGCACAGCGTGCACGTGGACGTGCGCGGGCTGCGCCCGGACCGCCGGTACTGGTACCGCTTCCGCGCCGGTGGCCAGCTCTCGCCCACCGGCCGCACCCGCACCGCGCCCCACCCGCACCGCCGGGGCGGCTCGCTGCGCGTCGCGCTCGCCTCCTGCCAGAACTGGCAGCACGGCTACTTCACGCCGTACGCCGACATGCGCGCCCAGGACCCCGACGTCGTCCTCTTCGTCGGCGACTACATCTACGAGTCCTCGCCCTCCTCGACGGCAGTGCGGCGGCACGAGGGCAAGGGCGAGCCGTACACCCTCGTCGAGTACCGCAACCGCTACGCCCAGTACCACGGCGACCCCGACCTCGTCGCGATGCGCGCGAACGCCCCCTGGGTGGTCACCTTCGACGACCACGAGGTCGACAACGACTACGCCGGCGAAGTCCCGCAGGACCCCGGCAAGCAGACCCACGACGCGTTCGTGGCCCGGCTGGCCGCCGCCTACCAGGCGTACTACGAGCACATGCCGGTCCGTGCCGCGGCCGTCCCGGACGGCCCGCACATCCAGATGTACCGCCGCCTGGAGTTCGGCCGCCTGGCCCGGCTGAACGTGCTGGACACCCGCCAGTTCCGCAGCGACCAGGCCACCGGTCAGGCCGGCGCCCAGGACCCGTCGGCGACGATGCTCGGCGCCGGCCAGAAGCAGTGGCTGCTCGACGGCCTGCACGGCTCCCCGGCCCGCTGGAACCTCATCGCCTCGCAGATCATGATGGCCGAGACCGACCTGCAGCTCGGCGAGGGCAAGCTCTGGTACTACGACGCCTGGGACGGCTACCAGGCCGAGCGCAACGCCCTGCTGGAGGAGTTCGCCGGCATCCGCAACCCGGTCGTGCTCAGCGGCGACCGGCACCTGACGATGATCAGCGACCTCAAGGAGGACTTCGCCGACCCGGATTCCGGCGTCGTCGGCGCCGAGTTCGTCGGCACCTCCATCTCCAGCAGCGGCGACCAGGACCAGGCCGCCTTCCACGCCCAGTGGGACCCGCTGAAGGCGGACAACCCGCACTGGAAGGTCATCGACGCCCACCGCGGCTACCACCTCCTCGACATCCGCCGCGACGGCATCGACGCCGAGGTGCGCGTCGTGGACACCGTCGTCCGGCCGCAGGCGACGGCGAGCACGCTGGCCCGGCTCCGGGTGGAGTCGGACGACCCGGGCGTCCGGGTCGTCTGA
- the rpmA gene encoding 50S ribosomal protein L27, whose protein sequence is MAHKKGASSTRNGRDSNAQRLGVKRFGGQVVNAGEILVRQRGTHFHPGAGVGRGGDDTLFALQAGAVEFGTSRGRKVVNIVPVA, encoded by the coding sequence ATGGCACACAAGAAGGGCGCATCGTCCACCCGGAACGGTCGCGACTCCAACGCCCAGCGACTCGGCGTGAAGCGCTTCGGCGGTCAGGTCGTGAACGCCGGTGAGATCCTGGTCCGCCAGCGCGGCACCCACTTCCACCCCGGCGCCGGCGTCGGCCGTGGCGGCGACGACACGCTGTTCGCGCTGCAGGCCGGTGCGGTGGAGTTCGGCACCAGCCGTGGCCGCAAGGTCGTGAACATCGTTCCGGTCGCCTGA